AATACTGTTCTGACTTAATCTTAAAATCTCGTATCCCTTCAGTAATAGGGTCGGTTAAGTTACTAATGTTAATCTCATACTCAATAACCCCGCCGGGATGCGCAACCCACTGCCCGCCGGTCATCCACTGGTATTCCGTATTTTCACGGAACGCGTCGCACATGCCCCCATGGAAACCAGCAAGGCCTGTCCCTGAGGATATTGCAGCTAATAACCCTTTTTCTTGTTCCTTCGTAATTTTTGACATTGTCCAGATAGGGACAATGAGGTCAAGTGTAGACATCAACTCTTTATCCGTGTATACGTCAAGAGTATTCACAACTTTTACATAAAACTTTTCGGTGGTCAGTATTGCCGCGGTTTTTGCGGCGCATTGTTCCGGCTGATGGCCATTCCACCCGCCCCAGGTTATTAATGCAGTTGGCATAATATTTTACCTGCTTTCATAAAGTTATAATTATATGTACTAAATTATACTTTAATCGTTAAGAGAATAGAAAACTTAATACACTTGCTTTATAGTATAATTGATATAACAAATAAAGTTATGAAATGATTGACACAGATGAGTAATGATTGGGTACTAAAAACGTTTATGGTTGCACTTGTGTTCTCATCGCTTCTTTCCCGTGCTGCTATTGCCCGCGGTGAGGGTAGCGGGTTAGTAGTAGGTGTTGAGA
This Elusimicrobiota bacterium DNA region includes the following protein-coding sequences:
- a CDS encoding ThuA domain-containing protein encodes the protein MPTALITWGGWNGHQPEQCAAKTAAILTTEKFYVKVVNTLDVYTDKELMSTLDLIVPIWTMSKITKEQEKGLLAAISSGTGLAGFHGGMCDAFRENTEYQWMTGGQWVAHPGGVIEYEINISNLTDPITEGIRDFKIKSEQYYLHTDPGNKVLATTTFDGTRGNTSWIKGTVMPVVWKRQWGNGNVFYCSFGHAAAELDIPEAREILRRGMLWATKKV